Proteins from one Halovivax limisalsi genomic window:
- a CDS encoding DUF7563 family protein, which translates to MPECQNCGSFVTDAYVRVFTPPTVDEPRVCPDCPDKIRDGADVRTARSPRGD; encoded by the coding sequence ATGCCGGAATGTCAGAACTGTGGATCGTTCGTCACCGACGCGTACGTCAGAGTGTTCACGCCGCCTACCGTGGACGAACCGCGCGTCTGTCCGGACTGTCCGGACAAGATCCGCGACGGGGCCGACGTGCGGACCGCCAGATCGCCCCGCGGCGACTGA
- a CDS encoding DUF6517 family protein codes for MKRRTYLAGAGTAALAGLAGCTGLLGLDKHESNPVGVAAETRNETGYQQSRIDDIVIDKSVDLGLWSESITVTNYVVEHEKAITVGPLIDQRAAVFAVLSTPQISIAGQEVNPIKDMETGELVQRLAANYEGVSGVQHVEDATVSILGESVTTSTFQAQATFGGNQDIDVNLHVTEAAATDEDLVVGVGVYPTALASQERTNVETLLSSIDPSVDVRSE; via the coding sequence ATGAAGCGCCGCACGTACCTCGCCGGAGCTGGAACGGCCGCACTCGCCGGGTTGGCCGGCTGCACCGGGCTTCTCGGACTCGACAAGCACGAGTCGAACCCGGTCGGCGTCGCCGCCGAAACCCGAAACGAAACCGGTTACCAGCAGTCGCGGATCGACGACATCGTCATCGATAAGTCCGTCGACCTGGGGCTCTGGAGCGAGTCGATCACGGTGACGAACTACGTGGTCGAACACGAGAAGGCGATCACGGTCGGACCGCTGATCGACCAGCGCGCGGCGGTCTTCGCCGTCCTCTCGACCCCCCAGATTTCGATCGCCGGCCAGGAGGTCAATCCCATCAAGGACATGGAGACGGGCGAACTGGTACAGAGACTCGCGGCCAATTACGAGGGGGTCAGCGGCGTCCAGCACGTCGAAGACGCGACGGTTTCGATCCTCGGCGAATCCGTGACCACGTCCACCTTCCAGGCCCAGGCCACGTTCGGGGGGAATCAGGACATCGACGTGAACCTCCACGTCACCGAGGCGGCCGCGACGGACGAGGATCTCGTCGTCGGCGTCGGCGTCTACCCGACCGCGCTCGCGAGTCAGGAGCGGACGAACGTCGAAACGCTGCTTTCGTCGATCGACCCGAGCGTCGACGTCCGGAGCGAGTGA
- a CDS encoding HesA/MoeB/ThiF family protein, which translates to MADLSLDATQLDRYSRHVIMDEVGPEGQAALLDGSVLVVGAGGLGSPAIQYLAAAGVGRLGIVDDDVVERSNLQRQIVHADADVGRPKVASAADYVERLNPDVAVEPYETRLDADSIDEIAAGYDVVCDASDNFATRYLCNDYCTLTDTPLSHGAIYRFEGQVTTIDPAGAAATETESTASSGSSATDSTGEGAAAGDSGAAGPCYRCLFPEAPEPGTVPDCATTGVLGVLPGTIGCIQATEVVKLLTGIGETLAGRLLVYDASGMSVETVDVRRDPDCPVCGEEPAVESVDDVSYGARCAIRTE; encoded by the coding sequence ATGGCAGACCTCTCGCTCGACGCGACGCAGCTCGATCGCTACTCGCGTCACGTCATCATGGACGAGGTGGGTCCCGAGGGGCAGGCGGCGCTGCTCGACGGGTCGGTCCTCGTCGTGGGGGCGGGCGGCCTCGGCTCGCCGGCCATCCAGTACCTCGCGGCGGCGGGTGTCGGTCGGCTGGGCATCGTCGACGACGACGTCGTCGAGCGCTCAAACCTCCAGCGCCAGATCGTCCACGCCGACGCCGACGTCGGTCGCCCGAAGGTCGCGAGCGCGGCCGACTACGTCGAGCGGCTGAACCCGGACGTCGCGGTCGAGCCCTACGAGACGCGGCTCGACGCCGACTCGATCGACGAGATCGCGGCGGGCTACGACGTCGTCTGCGACGCCAGCGACAACTTCGCGACGCGGTACCTCTGTAACGACTACTGCACCCTCACCGACACGCCGCTCTCCCACGGCGCCATCTACCGCTTCGAGGGGCAGGTTACGACGATCGACCCGGCGGGCGCAGCGGCGACGGAGACGGAGTCGACGGCGTCGTCCGGGTCGTCGGCGACGGACTCGACGGGCGAGGGGGCAGCGGCCGGGGACTCGGGAGCGGCCGGCCCCTGTTATCGCTGTCTCTTTCCCGAGGCGCCAGAGCCGGGCACCGTCCCCGACTGCGCCACGACGGGCGTCCTTGGCGTCCTTCCCGGCACGATCGGTTGCATCCAGGCGACGGAAGTGGTGAAGCTGCTGACCGGTATCGGCGAGACGCTGGCCGGTCGACTCCTCGTCTACGACGCGTCCGGGATGTCGGTCGAGACCGTCGACGTCCGCCGGGATCCGGACTGTCCCGTCTGCGGCGAGGAGCCGGCCGTCGAGTCCGTCGACGACGTCTCCTACGGGGCGCGGTGTGCGATCCGGACCGAGTAG
- a CDS encoding riboflavin synthase translates to MFTGIVEETGEIRDREATSDGVRLRIGADEVASDLAHGASISVSGVCLTVERFERDAWFEVFLADETVERTYLGDLAVGDAVNLERAMPADGRFDGHVVQGHVDAVATVGEIESVGEDWYFEFELPPGYAQYVVEKGSITLDGISLTVAALDGDRVTVAIVPTTYDLTTLSAKDPGDPVHLEVDVLAKYVESVLEAAPAADESELARPAK, encoded by the coding sequence ATGTTCACCGGGATCGTCGAGGAGACGGGCGAGATCCGCGATCGCGAGGCAACGTCTGATGGGGTTCGACTGCGAATTGGGGCCGACGAGGTGGCGAGCGACCTCGCCCACGGCGCGAGTATCAGCGTCAGCGGGGTCTGTCTCACGGTCGAGCGCTTCGAGCGGGACGCGTGGTTCGAGGTGTTTCTCGCCGACGAGACGGTCGAGCGGACCTACCTCGGCGATCTCGCCGTCGGCGACGCCGTCAACCTCGAACGGGCGATGCCCGCCGACGGCCGGTTCGACGGCCACGTCGTCCAGGGCCACGTCGACGCCGTCGCCACCGTGGGCGAGATCGAGTCCGTCGGCGAGGACTGGTACTTCGAGTTCGAGTTGCCGCCGGGGTACGCCCAGTACGTCGTCGAGAAAGGATCGATCACGCTCGACGGGATCAGTCTCACGGTCGCCGCGCTCGACGGCGATCGGGTGACGGTCGCGATCGTCCCGACCACGTACGACCTGACGACGCTCTCGGCGAAGGACCCGGGCGATCCCGTCCACCTCGAAGTGGACGTGCTGGCGAAGTACGTCGAGTCGGTCCTCGAGGCGGCGCCGGCGGCGGACGAGTCGGAGTTGGCGCGGCCCGCGAAGTGA
- a CDS encoding HalOD1 output domain-containing protein, with protein MDHDDTVGAVSHNRYDWSVTPPSFAIIEAISAVENTEPVRLARALDTTLFDHVDPEALDTLVSGTERVALSFVMGEYAVEIDGNEVTIVCE; from the coding sequence ATGGATCACGATGACACGGTCGGTGCGGTCTCGCACAACCGCTACGACTGGTCGGTCACTCCTCCGAGTTTCGCGATCATCGAGGCCATCTCCGCCGTCGAAAACACGGAGCCGGTGCGCCTCGCGCGGGCGCTCGATACGACGTTGTTCGACCACGTGGATCCGGAGGCGCTCGACACGCTCGTTTCCGGTACCGAGCGCGTCGCCCTCTCGTTCGTCATGGGCGAGTACGCGGTCGAGATCGACGGGAACGAGGTAACGATCGTCTGCGAGTGA
- a CDS encoding HalOD1 output domain-containing protein: MSARTPGDSSGDAVTRQFDTEKTDPNVEVVSVIADIEDVPIEELPPLYDCIDHVLEHLYTNPPGDEADAEVSFTYYGYRVTVTQDGGARFEPRV; encoded by the coding sequence ATGAGCGCTCGGACCCCCGGCGATTCCTCCGGCGACGCCGTCACCAGACAGTTCGACACCGAGAAAACCGATCCGAACGTCGAGGTCGTGTCGGTCATCGCCGACATCGAGGACGTCCCGATCGAGGAGCTGCCGCCGCTCTACGACTGCATCGACCACGTCCTCGAACACCTGTACACGAATCCGCCCGGCGACGAGGCGGACGCCGAGGTCTCGTTCACCTACTACGGCTACCGGGTCACGGTGACGCAGGACGGCGGCGCGCGATTCGAACCCCGCGTGTGA
- a CDS encoding DUF7533 family protein, with the protein MAGILETFKLAGTLIFAIPAGLAGLDLLVRGGEPVIGGGLVVAALALVAFERYLSLPTDVPAEAAERVGGAVAVDPDDENE; encoded by the coding sequence ATGGCTGGAATCCTCGAGACGTTCAAACTCGCCGGGACGCTGATCTTCGCCATTCCGGCGGGGCTGGCCGGTCTGGACCTGCTCGTCCGCGGGGGCGAGCCGGTGATCGGCGGCGGGCTCGTCGTCGCCGCCCTGGCGCTCGTCGCCTTCGAGCGGTACCTCAGCCTCCCGACCGACGTGCCGGCGGAGGCGGCCGAACGAGTCGGGGGCGCCGTCGCGGTCGATCCGGACGACGAGAACGAGTGA
- a CDS encoding helix-turn-helix transcriptional regulator gives MASGDVKRSPGDSPTADVAYLSRADHRIPALVALSERPRSRAELCELTGVSSSTIRRTLDGFEARTWIRKDGYQFVATRLGETVADGMETLLDRLETERTLRAVWRWLPEAVGEFSVETWAAMTVTVADPDAPYRPVSRFESLLSGTSELRYLRPEVALMEPCFETLPSLLDAGGEITVIDRPNCHAYFVSTYPERCAALLEREAFSVLEHDDLPPYGVGLLDDRTVISCYEPGSGAVAAVIDTDAPPVREWATSVFDRHRADARRFDPRPIGE, from the coding sequence ATGGCCAGCGGTGACGTGAAACGTTCTCCGGGCGACTCGCCGACGGCCGACGTCGCGTACCTCTCGCGGGCGGACCACCGCATCCCGGCGCTCGTCGCGCTGTCCGAGCGACCGCGCAGCCGGGCCGAGCTCTGCGAGCTGACCGGGGTCTCATCCTCGACTATCCGGCGGACGCTCGACGGGTTCGAGGCGCGGACCTGGATCCGCAAGGACGGCTACCAGTTCGTCGCGACTCGACTGGGGGAGACGGTCGCGGACGGGATGGAGACGCTGCTCGACCGACTAGAGACGGAGCGAACGCTTCGCGCCGTCTGGCGGTGGCTGCCCGAGGCGGTGGGCGAGTTCTCCGTCGAGACCTGGGCGGCGATGACGGTCACCGTCGCCGACCCGGACGCCCCCTACCGACCGGTGAGCCGGTTCGAATCGCTGCTCTCGGGGACCAGCGAGTTGCGATACCTCCGCCCCGAGGTCGCCCTCATGGAGCCGTGCTTCGAGACGCTCCCCTCGCTGCTCGACGCAGGCGGCGAGATCACCGTGATCGACCGGCCGAACTGCCACGCGTACTTCGTCTCGACGTACCCGGAGCGCTGCGCCGCGCTGCTCGAGCGCGAGGCCTTTTCGGTACTCGAACACGACGACCTCCCGCCGTACGGGGTCGGTCTGCTCGACGATCGCACCGTCATCAGCTGCTACGAACCGGGTAGCGGGGCGGTCGCGGCGGTGATCGACACCGACGCGCCGCCGGTCCGCGAGTGGGCGACGTCGGTCTTCGACCGCCACCGCGCCGATGCCAGGCGCTTCGATCCCCGGCCGATCGGCGAGTGA
- a CDS encoding M24 family metallopeptidase yields the protein MSRVLDAIRTAIDERDALGFVHVGRCRSPATRFLAAALDEPAANATVEQMPTERVRTDPRAYGITPDATLVESSASDHAAQRLVARLGERADTGTLLVPPSIPHDAALHLDSAGFDLASSDALAVARSRKSTAERDAIRSARAAAAAGLRRAATLAADPVDGEPRSDSGPTVGELRREIDAAVVTAGGSPGARTRIVTPEGATRRASGSPPIADASGSAPAASAFDARIESGDPIVVDLTACGRAGYHARLVRTLVPGTDGGWERRAHVAVESALRSARVLLRTDAPSVGDVEAELVAEIGSFGFAGTATGTAVGIGRDPVERPLRPGAEIRPGSVVTLEAGVERDDGAAVRIAEPVVVTEDEVRWVGDPNWSLEPSAYTV from the coding sequence GTGAGTCGGGTCCTCGACGCGATCCGGACCGCGATCGACGAGCGGGACGCCCTCGGCTTCGTCCACGTCGGTCGGTGCCGATCGCCCGCGACCCGATTTCTCGCGGCGGCTCTCGACGAGCCTGCGGCGAACGCGACCGTCGAACAGATGCCAACCGAACGAGTTCGAACCGATCCGCGGGCCTACGGGATCACGCCGGACGCGACGCTCGTCGAATCCTCGGCGTCCGACCACGCCGCGCAGCGCCTCGTCGCCCGCCTCGGCGAGCGCGCCGACACCGGGACGCTCCTGGTCCCGCCGTCGATCCCCCACGACGCCGCGCTGCATCTCGATTCGGCGGGCTTCGACCTGGCCTCGAGCGACGCCCTCGCGGTCGCCAGGAGCCGGAAATCGACGGCCGAGCGCGACGCGATCCGATCGGCCCGGGCGGCGGCCGCGGCCGGCCTGCGACGCGCCGCGACGCTCGCCGCCGACCCGGTCGACGGGGAGCCGCGATCCGACTCGGGCCCGACGGTCGGGGAGCTGCGCCGCGAGATCGACGCCGCGGTCGTCACCGCGGGCGGATCTCCGGGGGCGCGCACGAGGATCGTCACGCCCGAGGGCGCTACCAGGCGCGCGTCCGGCTCGCCGCCGATCGCCGACGCGTCCGGGTCAGCACCCGCAGCGTCGGCGTTCGACGCCCGGATCGAGTCCGGCGACCCGATCGTCGTGGACCTCACGGCCTGCGGGCGGGCGGGCTATCACGCCCGCCTCGTCCGGACGCTGGTGCCCGGCACCGACGGCGGGTGGGAGCGACGCGCCCACGTCGCTGTCGAGAGCGCGCTGCGATCGGCGCGGGTGCTGCTCCGGACGGACGCGCCGAGCGTCGGCGACGTCGAGGCCGAACTCGTCGCGGAGATCGGCTCCTTCGGCTTCGCCGGGACGGCGACGGGGACGGCGGTCGGGATCGGTCGCGACCCCGTCGAACGACCGCTCCGGCCGGGCGCCGAGATCCGTCCGGGGTCGGTGGTGACGCTCGAGGCCGGCGTCGAACGCGACGACGGCGCGGCGGTCCGGATCGCCGAGCCGGTCGTGGTGACCGAGGACGAGGTGCGCTGGGTCGGCGACCCGAACTGGTCGCTCGAGCCGTCGGCGTACACCGTGTGA
- a CDS encoding ABC transporter substrate-binding protein, translating into MRVVTTLPSATELVAALGIDPVGVSHECDYPPHFASRPSVTRSRIDADASTDEIDRQVREASVGGGDDGAADGGVFDVDVETIERLDPDVIVTQGVCDVCAVDTAAVADAVEGIDAEPELVTIDAHTIDEVFDDLERLGRVLGREDRARDVRSDLDARLDALRERAPADPDARPRVAIFDWTDPLMVAAHWVPELVEIAGGRYALASSGERARPREWAEIRDYDPEVVVVAPCGYDLAQTAANLADLTDRAGWRDLAAVDAGRAWAMDGHHYLNRPGPRLVDAAEALAAMLQPEATADAVDADRRRSGAYGSRRDSESVRVDGDEARPVADVAVPLSELESRPPS; encoded by the coding sequence ATGCGCGTCGTGACGACCCTCCCGTCGGCCACCGAACTCGTCGCCGCCCTCGGGATCGACCCCGTCGGCGTCTCCCACGAGTGCGATTACCCGCCGCACTTCGCGTCGCGACCGAGCGTGACGCGATCGCGGATCGACGCCGATGCTTCGACCGACGAGATCGACCGGCAGGTCCGCGAGGCGAGCGTCGGCGGAGGCGACGACGGAGCGGCCGACGGCGGCGTCTTCGACGTCGACGTCGAGACGATCGAGCGGCTCGACCCGGACGTGATCGTCACCCAGGGCGTCTGCGACGTCTGCGCGGTCGATACCGCGGCCGTCGCGGACGCGGTCGAGGGGATCGACGCGGAGCCGGAGCTCGTCACCATCGACGCCCACACGATCGACGAGGTCTTCGACGATCTGGAGCGCCTCGGCCGCGTGCTGGGTCGCGAGGATCGCGCCCGGGACGTTCGTTCCGACCTCGACGCCCGCCTCGACGCGCTCCGCGAACGCGCGCCGGCCGATCCCGACGCCCGGCCCCGCGTCGCGATCTTCGACTGGACGGACCCGCTCATGGTGGCGGCCCACTGGGTACCGGAGCTGGTCGAGATCGCGGGCGGGCGCTACGCCCTCGCGTCGTCCGGGGAGCGCGCCCGACCCCGGGAGTGGGCCGAGATCCGCGACTACGACCCAGAGGTGGTCGTGGTCGCCCCGTGCGGCTACGACCTGGCCCAGACCGCCGCGAACCTCGCGGACCTCACCGATCGCGCGGGGTGGCGCGACCTCGCAGCCGTCGACGCGGGCCGCGCCTGGGCAATGGACGGCCACCACTACCTCAACCGACCGGGTCCGCGACTGGTCGACGCCGCGGAAGCGCTCGCGGCGATGCTTCAGCCCGAGGCGACGGCGGACGCGGTCGACGCCGATCGGCGGCGGTCCGGAGCTTACGGCTCGCGCCGCGATTCCGAGTCCGTCCGCGTCGACGGCGATGAGGCGCGTCCGGTCGCGGACGTCGCCGTCCCGCTGTCGGAACTCGAATCCCGGCCGCCGTCGTGA
- a CDS encoding OsmC family protein, protein MTDDQQLAHGIDREAMAAFAEHASAEPDAVQLGLGASATYEGTAAHSLAKIDSYDLGGETIDRETREYTIPYGAWKEVLEAGGWVGATDRIEPVEAALSALAACINVGISINAAAEGVAFDELRTSVRTDFDPAVLFSLADLETADSVYGNLQATIEIEGGDVDPERVDEWARRAPVYTLVSLAQDVELTVQTPAEVAGDD, encoded by the coding sequence ATGACAGACGATCAGCAACTGGCACACGGTATCGACCGCGAGGCGATGGCCGCGTTCGCAGAGCACGCGTCGGCCGAGCCCGACGCCGTCCAGCTCGGCCTCGGGGCGTCGGCGACGTACGAGGGGACCGCCGCCCACAGCCTGGCGAAGATCGACAGCTACGACCTCGGCGGCGAGACCATCGACCGGGAGACGCGCGAGTACACGATTCCCTACGGCGCCTGGAAGGAGGTGCTCGAGGCCGGCGGATGGGTCGGCGCGACCGACCGCATCGAGCCCGTCGAGGCCGCCCTCTCCGCGCTCGCGGCCTGCATCAACGTCGGCATCTCGATCAACGCGGCGGCCGAGGGCGTCGCGTTCGACGAGCTCCGGACGAGCGTCCGTACCGACTTCGATCCGGCGGTCCTGTTCAGCCTCGCGGACCTCGAGACGGCCGACTCCGTCTACGGGAACCTGCAGGCGACGATCGAGATCGAGGGCGGCGACGTCGATCCCGAACGAGTCGACGAGTGGGCCCGCAGAGCCCCGGTCTACACGCTCGTCTCGCTCGCCCAGGACGTCGAACTGACCGTCCAGACGCCCGCCGAGGTCGCGGGCGACGACTGA
- a CDS encoding UvrD-helicase domain-containing protein: MTTSDTAVTRLFGGPGSGKTTALLDHVEEILEDESVSFRDVLVVSYTRAAAQEVRERLAERLDINPRSLQGNVCTMHAKAYELLDLSRGDVIGESDKEDFCEDYGIEYEDEYSGAGRRTARSTTIGNKIIATSQWLQRTSRDVADWYDVPFQWDVDEVRLPPEIDPNAQEGNKYTPTWPSDDDRIDVPEVIRAWRNYKGEEGKVGFADMLERVKQRSLVPNVDYLVIDEFQDITTLQYDVYDEWKPHVERVLIAGDDDQVVYSWQGADPALLLDEEVDDDVVLPNSYRLPSNVLHAVNREIRHIDVRQDKDLNPRKEGGVVEAEANKSMLDVVRMVRRTLVEGDGTIMLLFRARYQMFQFVDEFITEGVPFTALTDQRMWTDRLTQYVRAVEAIDAGEDVDGLQARRLADMLQDSAFGTNERDALFDAIDDLEEEAGVDDLVDLTVPASVIEEHVPFMPGTNSAADMLRKVTSFQKKSVKAYFNIGEYRGMATDRVRVGTIHSAKGREADHVFVATDLTEKVVEQMVATIDDRSGDGEGGVTDVPGVEEFTKTTSPVPVLTDNERRVFYVGMSRARERLVLLENLVDGAPTLPIDVLLNNELTGTDLDDLVAELQEPDELEAGPA, translated from the coding sequence ATGACCACCAGTGACACCGCGGTGACTCGTCTCTTCGGCGGGCCCGGGAGCGGGAAGACGACGGCGCTTCTCGACCACGTCGAGGAGATTCTCGAGGACGAGAGCGTCTCGTTCCGCGACGTGCTCGTCGTCTCGTACACGCGGGCGGCCGCCCAGGAGGTTCGCGAGCGCCTGGCCGAACGCCTCGACATCAACCCGCGATCCCTGCAGGGCAACGTCTGTACCATGCACGCGAAGGCCTACGAGTTGCTCGACCTCTCACGCGGGGACGTCATCGGCGAGTCCGACAAGGAGGACTTCTGCGAGGACTACGGCATCGAGTACGAGGACGAGTACTCGGGGGCGGGCCGGCGGACGGCGCGATCGACGACGATCGGCAACAAGATCATCGCGACCAGCCAGTGGCTCCAGCGGACCAGCCGCGACGTCGCCGACTGGTACGACGTGCCCTTCCAGTGGGACGTCGACGAGGTCCGCCTGCCGCCGGAGATTGATCCCAACGCCCAGGAGGGCAACAAGTACACGCCGACGTGGCCCTCGGACGACGACCGGATCGACGTCCCAGAGGTCATCCGCGCCTGGCGCAACTACAAGGGCGAGGAGGGCAAGGTCGGCTTCGCGGACATGCTCGAGCGGGTCAAGCAGCGCTCGCTCGTCCCGAACGTCGACTACCTGGTGATCGACGAGTTTCAGGACATCACGACCCTGCAGTACGACGTCTACGACGAGTGGAAACCCCACGTCGAGCGGGTGCTGATCGCCGGCGACGACGACCAGGTCGTCTACTCCTGGCAGGGTGCCGACCCCGCGCTCCTGCTCGATGAAGAGGTCGACGACGACGTCGTCCTCCCGAACTCCTACCGCCTGCCCTCGAACGTGCTCCACGCCGTCAACCGCGAGATCCGCCACATCGACGTCCGCCAGGACAAGGACCTCAACCCGCGCAAGGAGGGCGGCGTCGTCGAGGCCGAGGCGAACAAGTCGATGCTCGACGTGGTTCGGATGGTCCGCCGGACGCTCGTCGAGGGCGACGGCACCATCATGCTGCTCTTTCGGGCGCGCTACCAGATGTTCCAGTTCGTCGACGAGTTCATCACCGAGGGCGTCCCCTTCACCGCGCTGACCGACCAGCGCATGTGGACCGACCGCCTGACTCAGTACGTCCGCGCGGTCGAAGCGATCGACGCGGGCGAGGACGTCGACGGCCTGCAGGCCCGCCGGCTGGCCGACATGCTGCAGGATTCGGCGTTCGGGACGAACGAGCGCGACGCGCTCTTCGACGCCATCGACGATCTGGAGGAGGAAGCGGGCGTCGACGATCTGGTGGATCTGACCGTCCCCGCGTCGGTGATCGAGGAGCACGTCCCCTTCATGCCGGGGACGAACTCCGCGGCGGACATGCTGCGGAAGGTCACCAGCTTCCAGAAGAAGTCCGTCAAGGCCTACTTCAACATCGGCGAGTACCGGGGGATGGCGACCGACCGCGTCCGCGTCGGCACCATCCACTCCGCGAAGGGTCGCGAGGCCGACCACGTCTTCGTCGCGACCGACCTCACCGAGAAGGTCGTCGAGCAGATGGTCGCGACGATCGACGATCGCTCCGGCGACGGCGAGGGCGGCGTCACCGACGTCCCCGGCGTCGAGGAGTTCACCAAGACGACGTCGCCGGTGCCGGTGCTGACCGATAACGAGCGCCGGGTGTTCTACGTCGGCATGTCCCGGGCCCGGGAACGACTCGTCCTGCTCGAGAACCTCGTCGACGGGGCCCCGACACTGCCGATCGACGTCCTGCTCAACAACGAACTCACGGGTACCGACCTCGACGATCTCGTCGCCGAACTGCAGGAACCGGACGAACTCGAAGCCGGTCCAGCGTGA
- a CDS encoding DUF7344 domain-containing protein — MNDRTFDALTHTERRRLLLELLDHNPRELTYTSDEATGSGTQQAAVEREPARIRTHHVHLPKLAEYGYVEWDREADVVTKGPQFDEVRPLLEFLRDECE; from the coding sequence ATGAATGATAGAACCTTCGACGCGCTGACCCACACCGAACGGCGCCGGCTGCTGCTGGAATTGCTCGACCACAACCCGCGAGAGCTGACGTACACGAGCGACGAAGCGACGGGGTCGGGGACACAGCAAGCGGCTGTCGAACGAGAGCCGGCCCGGATCAGAACCCATCACGTCCACCTTCCGAAGCTGGCCGAGTACGGGTACGTGGAGTGGGATCGGGAGGCAGATGTCGTCACGAAAGGGCCGCAGTTCGACGAGGTTCGGCCGCTGCTCGAGTTCCTCCGGGACGAGTGCGAGTGA
- a CDS encoding TrmB family transcriptional regulator — protein sequence MTEDTITNEAVSLLQELGLQEYEARCFLALTQLSSGTAKEVHEISEVPRTRVYDAIRVLESQGLVEVRHSSPQEYRAVGIDEATRTLRQKYSDRIDTLLSYLESVEQRNAESDRDRVQEVWSLSGNDAIDSRTVDLVDGAESEVALLVVDESLLSNALFDRLREAAEGDRSVVIGGQTEQIRSRLGTELPNVTTFETELDWLTGPWEDHEVAISRILLVDRETLLIGSYYPGSDDGGTEQAIYATGLENGVVVLLRRLISAGLSRREEPSD from the coding sequence ATGACAGAAGACACGATTACCAACGAAGCGGTGAGTCTGTTGCAAGAACTCGGGCTCCAGGAGTACGAAGCGCGCTGCTTTCTGGCGTTGACGCAATTATCGAGCGGAACGGCCAAAGAGGTCCACGAAATCTCCGAGGTTCCGCGGACGCGTGTGTACGACGCCATTCGCGTCCTCGAATCGCAGGGGCTGGTCGAAGTCCGCCACTCCAGCCCGCAGGAGTACCGGGCGGTCGGCATCGACGAGGCGACGCGCACGCTCCGGCAGAAGTACTCCGACCGGATCGACACGCTGCTATCGTACCTCGAATCGGTCGAGCAGCGCAACGCCGAATCCGATCGAGATCGGGTTCAGGAGGTGTGGTCGCTGTCCGGGAACGACGCGATCGATTCCCGGACGGTCGACCTCGTCGACGGCGCGGAATCGGAGGTCGCGCTGCTCGTCGTGGACGAGTCGCTCCTGTCTAACGCGCTCTTCGATCGACTGCGCGAGGCCGCGGAAGGAGACCGCTCCGTCGTGATCGGCGGCCAGACGGAACAGATCAGGTCGCGGCTGGGGACGGAGCTCCCGAACGTCACCACCTTCGAGACGGAGCTGGACTGGCTCACCGGACCGTGGGAGGACCACGAAGTGGCGATCAGTCGGATCCTGCTGGTCGACCGGGAGACGCTGTTGATCGGATCGTACTATCCCGGTTCCGACGACGGGGGCACGGAACAGGCGATCTACGCCACCGGCCTCGAGAACGGGGTCGTCGTCCTCCTTCGCCGACTGATCTCGGCGGGATTGTCCCGTCGCGAGGAGCCCAGCGACTGA
- a CDS encoding HVO_0416 family zinc finger protein, whose product MGATPDGTDDVFDQFLSNRGHTTEPVGWEHDRRKKQCPECGGLHDDGATACTVCGWAPGR is encoded by the coding sequence ATGGGAGCTACTCCCGACGGTACGGACGACGTGTTCGACCAGTTCCTGTCCAATCGCGGTCACACCACCGAGCCGGTCGGCTGGGAACACGATCGCCGGAAGAAGCAGTGTCCGGAGTGCGGTGGCCTCCACGACGACGGGGCCACGGCCTGTACCGTTTGCGGGTGGGCGCCCGGCCGCTAG